In a single window of the Longibacter salinarum genome:
- the infC gene encoding translation initiation factor IF-3 has translation MASADKVRVNQEIRASKVRVVEPDGSHDVVETDEALKRAREHDLDLVEIAPDANPPVCKVIDYGKYRYEEQKKEKRQRKRSKSMQMKELRFRPRTDDHDFNFKVDHARRFLDNGNKVKAYVQFRGRDIIYKDQGMDLLRRLIEELQDLAKIDQAPQMEGRRMVTILAPDKTK, from the coding sequence TCGCGCCAGCAAGGTGCGAGTTGTAGAGCCGGACGGAAGCCACGATGTCGTGGAGACCGACGAGGCCCTGAAGCGGGCCCGGGAGCATGATCTCGATCTGGTCGAGATTGCGCCCGACGCGAATCCGCCCGTGTGCAAAGTCATTGACTACGGCAAGTACCGCTACGAGGAGCAGAAGAAGGAGAAGCGGCAGCGGAAGAGGTCGAAGTCGATGCAGATGAAGGAGCTGCGCTTCCGCCCGCGCACCGACGATCATGACTTCAACTTCAAAGTTGACCACGCGCGTCGTTTTCTCGACAATGGAAACAAGGTAAAGGCCTACGTCCAGTTCCGTGGTCGTGACATCATTTACAAGGATCAGGGGATGGATCTGCTTCGCCGGTTGATCGAGGAACTTCAGGACCTCGCTAAGATCGATCAGGCCCCGCAGATGGAGGGTCGCCGCATGGTGACAATCCTTGCGCCCGACAAGACCAAATAG
- the rplT gene encoding 50S ribosomal protein L20 — MPRATNKPATRRRRKKILNMAKGYWGRRSKIYTAAKHAVEKGLQYAYRDRRQKKRNFRKLWITRINAAARQNGVSYSQFMGQYRKSDLDMNRKVLADLAVHDPDAFEKVVEHATK, encoded by the coding sequence ATGCCTCGCGCAACCAACAAGCCGGCCACCCGTCGCCGCCGGAAGAAGATTCTGAACATGGCGAAGGGCTACTGGGGCCGTCGCAGCAAGATTTACACGGCCGCCAAGCACGCCGTTGAGAAAGGCCTGCAGTACGCCTACCGGGATCGCCGGCAGAAGAAGCGCAACTTCCGCAAGCTGTGGATCACGCGTATCAACGCGGCTGCCCGCCAGAATGGCGTGAGCTACTCCCAGTTTATGGGGCAGTACCGCAAGTCGGACCTCGATATGAACCGGAAGGTGCTGGCGGACCTCGCGGTTCACGATCCGGATGCGTTCGAGAAAGTCGTGGAGCACGCCACGAAGTAA
- a CDS encoding putative signal transducing protein translates to METVDVAAFETLGEAELARLRLESAGIRCVLAGAGQTGLPAAMFSRTATKVRVQVASDDAEAARAVLGEDQN, encoded by the coding sequence ATGGAAACCGTCGATGTTGCTGCTTTCGAGACGCTGGGCGAAGCTGAACTCGCCCGGCTGCGACTTGAGTCGGCCGGAATCCGATGCGTTCTCGCCGGTGCGGGACAGACTGGGTTGCCAGCAGCGATGTTTTCTCGTACGGCGACGAAGGTACGCGTCCAGGTGGCGAGCGACGACGCTGAGGCCGCACGGGCAGTGCTTGGAGAGGATCAGAACTGA
- the moaC gene encoding cyclic pyranopterin monophosphate synthase MoaC, translating to MADSSTLTRSELQGGVRMVDVSNQTDSVRTAVAAGRVVLGPEAYTAIREKNVRKGDVLTTAQIAGIQGAKQTSHLIPLCHDVQIDGVEIEFTFDEEAHAVDIRAFTKSIGLTGVEMEALTAVSIAALTIYDMCKSIARDIYVEEVRLLAKTGGQSGNWKSERPEPRQESKSTPEPPTEASTPSVN from the coding sequence ATGGCAGATTCCTCCACGCTTACACGCTCTGAATTACAGGGTGGGGTCCGCATGGTTGATGTTTCCAACCAAACAGATTCTGTCCGAACAGCCGTGGCCGCCGGTCGCGTCGTTCTCGGCCCGGAAGCCTACACGGCGATCCGAGAAAAGAACGTCCGCAAAGGGGACGTACTTACGACGGCCCAAATTGCCGGTATCCAGGGGGCAAAGCAGACCAGCCATCTCATCCCGCTGTGTCACGATGTCCAGATCGATGGCGTCGAGATTGAGTTTACCTTCGACGAAGAGGCACACGCGGTCGATATCCGTGCGTTCACGAAGTCGATCGGACTCACAGGCGTAGAGATGGAGGCGCTGACTGCGGTGTCGATCGCCGCGCTCACCATCTACGATATGTGCAAGTCAATCGCACGTGACATCTACGTTGAAGAGGTCCGCCTCCTTGCGAAAACGGGCGGACAGAGCGGGAACTGGAAAAGCGAACGCCCGGAGCCTAGGCAGGAATCTAAATCAACTCCGGAACCGCCCACCGAGGCCAGCACCCCGTCAGTGAACTAG
- the pheT gene encoding phenylalanine--tRNA ligase subunit beta, giving the protein MDISYRWLERYVHLEESPEALAEQLTMAGLEVDDVSPIGSDLEGVVVGEVMDVRDHPNADRLVLCDVDIGKDKPSQIACGAPNVAAGQKVPVATVGTTLYLPDRENPEERQAITIEKRSIRGESSRGMICAEDELGLSEDHGGIMVLDPDAEIGRPFAEYLADLDVQPEDAVIDIDLTPNRPDAASHIGVARDVAAINGRQLCRPEVNIPTAGGDAADQVSVDIQDPAGCERYVAMVVRDVEVKESPLWLKRRLSAIGLRPRNNVVDITNFVLHEVGQPLHAFDLNTIADNRIVVRSSEGEETFTTLDDKERTLPDGTLLICDAEEPVAVAGVMGGAESEVSDETTDVLIESAYFDPSTIRKTAKALSLQTDSSYRFERGVDRDGQLWAAARAAELIAELAGGTIVPGCVDAHPTPSETRTATLRLDRLTSVLGVNISREDAINHLESVGFVVSDDGGTLNCEIPTWRPDVSIEEDLIEEVARLYGYNAIPEPARVPIPNVTPGQRPVETLRRQVRTLLKGRGFREIYTNSMLRTERAEQFAITPGRDAPVSVVETQNPISQEMAALRPRLLPGALQVMQYNRNHGQKALRLFETGHVFRRAEGDEEPIVEGFSEHEALLLAMTGPHSPGGWDTDVRPSDYFDLKGIVEMLLDDLHLNDVSMTPHDGEASNNHVEPTIHRLDVHAGDRFLGTLSQVNPSVTEDVDLEDAVFVAELNLEALVDAAAPNARTDYEPVSRFPVVERDLAVLVADAQSVGPMLDTIRTAGQPLLKDIDVFDVYRGEGVGRDEKSVAFTLRFGADRTLTDAEVDTKIDAAVKELARSFGAELRE; this is encoded by the coding sequence ATGGACATTAGCTATCGCTGGTTGGAACGGTACGTGCACCTGGAGGAGTCGCCGGAGGCGCTCGCGGAGCAGCTGACCATGGCGGGCCTGGAGGTGGACGACGTGTCGCCGATCGGGTCGGACCTGGAGGGGGTTGTCGTGGGAGAGGTTATGGACGTGCGGGACCATCCGAACGCCGACCGGCTGGTGCTGTGCGATGTCGACATTGGAAAAGACAAGCCCTCGCAGATCGCATGTGGCGCGCCGAACGTCGCCGCCGGACAGAAGGTGCCTGTGGCCACGGTCGGGACGACGCTCTACCTGCCGGATCGGGAGAACCCGGAGGAGCGACAGGCGATCACGATCGAGAAGCGCAGCATTCGCGGGGAGTCGTCGCGAGGCATGATCTGCGCGGAGGATGAGCTGGGGCTCTCCGAGGACCACGGCGGCATCATGGTGTTGGATCCGGATGCTGAAATCGGTCGTCCGTTCGCGGAGTACCTGGCGGACCTTGACGTGCAGCCAGAAGATGCTGTCATCGACATCGACCTGACGCCGAACCGCCCGGACGCGGCGAGCCACATCGGTGTGGCGCGCGACGTGGCCGCAATCAACGGACGTCAGCTCTGCCGCCCGGAGGTCAACATCCCGACCGCTGGCGGCGACGCCGCCGATCAGGTGAGCGTCGACATTCAGGATCCGGCAGGATGCGAGCGGTACGTGGCCATGGTCGTGCGCGATGTGGAGGTGAAAGAGTCGCCTCTGTGGCTGAAGCGTCGGCTTTCCGCGATTGGTTTGCGTCCGCGCAACAACGTGGTCGACATCACCAACTTCGTCCTGCACGAGGTTGGCCAGCCGCTGCATGCGTTCGACCTGAACACGATCGCGGACAACCGGATCGTGGTACGTTCATCGGAGGGCGAGGAGACGTTTACCACGCTCGACGATAAGGAGCGCACGCTACCAGACGGCACGCTGCTGATCTGCGATGCGGAGGAGCCGGTCGCCGTCGCGGGCGTCATGGGCGGAGCAGAGAGCGAGGTGTCCGACGAAACAACCGACGTTCTGATCGAGAGCGCGTACTTTGACCCGTCGACGATTCGGAAGACGGCGAAGGCGCTGTCGCTACAGACCGACTCGTCCTATCGCTTCGAACGCGGTGTGGATCGCGACGGACAGCTCTGGGCGGCGGCCCGGGCTGCAGAGCTCATTGCCGAGCTCGCCGGGGGAACGATCGTGCCGGGCTGCGTGGATGCCCATCCGACGCCTTCCGAGACGCGAACGGCGACGCTTCGACTGGATCGCCTGACGAGCGTCCTGGGTGTCAACATTTCCCGGGAGGACGCCATTAACCATCTCGAATCCGTCGGCTTCGTGGTCTCAGACGATGGCGGCACGCTGAATTGCGAGATTCCGACGTGGCGCCCCGACGTGTCGATCGAGGAAGATTTGATCGAAGAGGTGGCTCGCCTGTACGGTTACAACGCCATCCCGGAGCCAGCACGCGTTCCGATTCCCAACGTGACGCCGGGACAGCGACCGGTGGAGACGCTCCGCCGTCAGGTGCGCACCCTGCTGAAGGGCCGTGGCTTCCGCGAGATCTACACGAACAGCATGCTGCGGACGGAGCGCGCCGAGCAGTTTGCCATCACGCCGGGACGCGATGCCCCAGTGTCCGTCGTGGAAACGCAGAATCCCATCTCGCAGGAAATGGCGGCGCTGCGTCCGCGCCTTCTCCCCGGTGCGCTCCAGGTCATGCAGTACAACCGAAACCATGGACAAAAGGCGCTCCGTCTGTTCGAGACCGGCCACGTCTTTCGCCGGGCGGAAGGGGATGAAGAACCTATCGTGGAGGGCTTCAGCGAGCACGAGGCGCTGCTTCTGGCCATGACGGGGCCGCACTCGCCGGGCGGCTGGGACACGGATGTTCGCCCGTCCGACTACTTCGACCTGAAGGGGATCGTCGAAATGCTGCTCGACGATCTGCATCTGAACGACGTATCGATGACGCCCCACGACGGAGAGGCAAGCAACAATCACGTCGAACCGACCATTCATCGCCTCGACGTGCATGCGGGAGATCGTTTCCTCGGCACGCTATCCCAGGTGAACCCGTCAGTGACGGAAGATGTAGACCTGGAAGATGCGGTGTTCGTCGCCGAGCTGAACCTGGAGGCGCTGGTCGACGCAGCTGCACCCAATGCCCGTACCGATTACGAACCAGTCAGTCGGTTCCCGGTCGTGGAGCGCGACCTGGCCGTCCTCGTGGCGGATGCGCAGTCCGTCGGGCCGATGCTCGACACGATTCGCACCGCCGGACAACCGCTTCTCAAGGATATCGACGTTTTCGACGTGTATCGTGGTGAAGGCGTCGGCCGAGATGAGAAAAGTGTGGCCTTCACGCTCCGTTTCGGTGCCGACCGCACCCTGACCGATGCCGAGGTCGATACGAAGATCGATGCGGCCGTGAAAGAACTCGCCCGCTCCTTCGGAGCAGAACTACGCGAGTAA
- a CDS encoding cell division protein ZapA produces MAESSTKSIRVHILGREYALRVEEEDEEHTRTMAAFVNRRMEAFKDAHPEQAELTTAVITALALADELHQMRDSATADTEHVTSELRRLAETLSDVIEEKASPPERSEESVDTPALAMGAAQGTPVDEEQSETPPSEQGE; encoded by the coding sequence ATGGCGGAATCGAGTACGAAGTCCATCCGCGTTCATATTCTCGGTCGTGAATACGCACTTCGCGTCGAGGAAGAGGACGAAGAGCATACGCGGACGATGGCTGCGTTCGTGAACCGCCGGATGGAAGCTTTCAAGGATGCACATCCGGAGCAGGCAGAGCTTACAACGGCTGTGATTACGGCCCTTGCGCTTGCTGATGAGCTCCACCAGATGCGCGACTCAGCTACGGCGGATACGGAGCATGTCACAAGTGAGCTTCGTCGTCTGGCGGAGACGCTGTCCGATGTGATTGAGGAAAAAGCCTCACCACCTGAACGGAGCGAGGAATCGGTCGATACGCCTGCCCTCGCGATGGGCGCCGCGCAGGGGACGCCCGTGGATGAGGAGCAATCAGAGACGCCGCCGTCGGAGCAAGGCGAGTAG
- the pheS gene encoding phenylalanine--tRNA ligase subunit alpha: MPDDRIDALRDQIESETIESEEEAETFRIQYLGRKQGKITKLFSQISEIPPEERPAFGKNVNALKSMAETKLEAALQTLKRDQSAGAADIDLTLPGRRDFRGTLHPLTQTLNEILRILRRLGFETYEGPEVESDWHNFTALNFPPDHPARDMQDTFFVKDAPDAEEGPAVLRTHTSPAQIRIMQAQEPPLRVAVPGRVYRNEAISYKSFCLFHQVELLYVDEGVSMAELKQTLFALARALFGEDVRLRFRPSYFPFTEPSAEVDVWGEKPDHPDGGEWMEILGCGMVHPNVFRSAGIDPERYTGYAVGMGVERMTMLRYGIDDIRTFYENDVRFLDQF; this comes from the coding sequence ATGCCCGACGACCGCATCGACGCGCTCCGCGATCAGATCGAGTCTGAAACGATCGAGTCCGAAGAAGAGGCCGAGACGTTTCGCATCCAGTACCTCGGTCGCAAGCAGGGAAAAATCACGAAACTGTTCAGCCAGATCTCCGAGATCCCGCCCGAGGAACGCCCGGCGTTTGGTAAGAACGTGAACGCGCTGAAGTCGATGGCGGAGACGAAGCTAGAGGCAGCGCTTCAGACGCTAAAACGAGACCAGAGCGCCGGAGCCGCCGATATCGATCTGACGCTGCCGGGGCGCCGCGACTTCCGCGGCACGCTGCATCCGCTCACGCAGACGCTGAACGAAATCCTGCGCATTCTCCGCCGCCTCGGATTCGAGACGTACGAAGGACCGGAGGTGGAGTCGGACTGGCACAACTTCACGGCACTCAACTTTCCGCCGGATCATCCAGCGCGGGACATGCAGGACACGTTCTTCGTGAAGGACGCGCCGGATGCCGAGGAAGGCCCGGCTGTGTTGCGGACGCACACGTCCCCCGCGCAGATTCGGATTATGCAGGCGCAGGAGCCGCCACTCCGGGTCGCGGTGCCCGGCCGCGTGTACCGTAACGAGGCGATTTCGTACAAGTCGTTCTGCCTCTTCCACCAGGTGGAGCTCCTGTACGTCGACGAGGGTGTGTCGATGGCCGAATTGAAGCAGACGCTCTTTGCCCTGGCTCGAGCCCTGTTTGGCGAGGACGTTCGGCTTCGCTTCCGCCCGAGCTACTTCCCGTTCACGGAGCCGAGCGCGGAGGTCGACGTCTGGGGCGAGAAACCAGACCACCCCGACGGAGGCGAATGGATGGAAATCCTCGGCTGCGGCATGGTGCACCCGAACGTCTTCCGCTCCGCGGGCATCGACCCCGAGCGCTACACCGGCTACGCCGTCGGCATGGGCGTCGAACGAATGACGATGCTCCGCTACGGCATCGATGACATCCGGACCTTCTACGAGAACGACGTGCGATTCCTGGATCAATTCTAA
- the rpmI gene encoding 50S ribosomal protein L35, protein MPKQKSHSGAKKRFKKTSSGKIKRKKAYRRHILTKKDPKRKRQLRKDTTVSDADEKRVKRLLSS, encoded by the coding sequence ATGCCTAAACAAAAATCGCACAGCGGCGCCAAGAAGCGTTTCAAAAAAACGTCCAGCGGCAAGATCAAGCGCAAAAAGGCGTATCGACGCCATATCCTGACGAAAAAGGATCCTAAGCGTAAGCGCCAGCTCCGCAAGGACACGACCGTATCTGATGCGGACGAGAAACGCGTGAAGCGTCTGCTGAGCAGTTAA
- a CDS encoding cell division protein ZapB — protein MPDDETAPPFEEAEDPNVPEPFREAVAALHEQVQTAADAIRELRAENERLRQKVEDLSERPDVSDDDAFILLDDDRADLRERIQSFIDAIDEHLETSPASGIDPEWPDEPPAEPEPSDSEPPDSELSDEMDETLDEPPENESGETSDPAASTLQDGLPDDGEFEVEVPDPSDEGEDRPTSKRSPCRDEYTSEPRTIGPGLQPRRSARRRR, from the coding sequence GTGCCAGACGACGAAACGGCTCCTCCATTCGAGGAGGCGGAAGATCCGAATGTCCCCGAGCCGTTCCGCGAGGCCGTGGCTGCACTGCACGAGCAGGTGCAAACAGCTGCGGATGCGATCCGAGAACTGCGCGCCGAGAACGAGCGCTTGCGGCAAAAAGTTGAGGATCTGTCGGAGCGACCGGACGTGTCCGACGACGACGCGTTCATTCTTCTCGACGACGACCGTGCCGATCTTCGCGAGCGCATTCAGAGTTTTATCGACGCGATCGACGAGCATCTCGAGACGTCTCCAGCGTCAGGAATCGACCCGGAGTGGCCCGATGAGCCGCCGGCGGAGCCTGAACCATCGGATTCCGAACCACCGGATTCCGAGTTGTCGGATGAGATGGACGAGACGCTTGATGAGCCGCCTGAAAATGAGTCGGGCGAGACGTCCGATCCTGCCGCATCGACGTTACAGGATGGCCTTCCGGATGACGGCGAGTTTGAGGTTGAAGTACCGGACCCGTCTGATGAAGGCGAAGACCGTCCGACGTCGAAGCGAAGCCCTTGCAGGGACGAGTACACGTCTGAGCCTCGGACCATTGGGCCAGGATTGCAGCCCCGCCGCTCCGCCCGTCGCCGTCGCTGA
- a CDS encoding ABC-F family ATP-binding cassette domain-containing protein, whose translation MIQLTDVSLSFGGTPIFRDLSWTITPDGHRIGLIGPNGAGKTTLLKVISGDLLPNEGRVETGKTSVGYLEQDIQELPPERSVREEAVRAFDDVLELERKEEQITAELAETTDYESEEYEKLLDRLQRVQEALNAREAHRIRSQTDATLTGLGFDPDDLDRPIRTFSGGWRMRVALAKLLLQRPDILLLDEPTNHLDIDSIDWLEGYLKNYPGSVIIVSHDRYFLDRMVNQTAELTRGQIDLYDGNYSYYLEAREERREQWRNAYENQQRRIKEIEDFIAKFRYNASKASQVQSRVKKLEKMDRIPEPPSEETTISFRFPEPRRSGAIVLDVTSFSKTYESEEGPVDVFDDAGPLSIERGDKIALVGPNGAGKSTLARILDGSEIFEGERSLGHNVDMSFFAQHQADELESGQTVLDAVRSVSPGTPETELRTLLGTFLFRGDDVFKDVSVLSGGERSRVALARTLLSPANFLILDEPTNHLDIQSKQVLIEALQQYGGTFVIVSHDRHFLDEVVEKVWRVGNGDVREFLGNYSDYRWQVEEGSAAQLADAQSSGSSAEAKSSSSSRSNGRRTNGKNESSKTASDDPLSGLNSYQIKKKLEETEAEILEKEEKQEEIEDKMADPAAYDENGQARELSRAYNALKQDLATLYDQWEALTDRVMAMDE comes from the coding sequence ATGATTCAGCTCACTGACGTATCCCTTTCGTTCGGCGGAACGCCCATCTTCCGCGACCTCTCCTGGACCATCACCCCAGACGGCCACCGAATCGGCCTTATCGGTCCCAATGGAGCGGGCAAGACGACGCTTCTGAAGGTGATCTCCGGCGACCTTCTCCCGAATGAGGGGCGCGTGGAAACGGGCAAGACGTCCGTTGGCTACCTGGAGCAGGACATTCAGGAGCTTCCGCCGGAACGGTCGGTGCGCGAAGAGGCGGTCCGTGCGTTTGACGACGTGCTCGAGCTCGAACGGAAGGAAGAGCAGATCACCGCGGAGCTTGCCGAGACGACGGACTACGAGAGCGAGGAGTATGAAAAACTTCTCGATCGGCTGCAGCGCGTTCAAGAGGCGCTCAATGCCCGAGAAGCGCATCGTATTCGGTCGCAGACCGACGCCACGCTCACGGGGCTGGGCTTCGATCCCGACGATCTAGATCGGCCGATACGGACTTTCTCCGGCGGCTGGCGTATGCGGGTTGCCCTCGCCAAGCTCCTGCTGCAGCGACCGGACATTCTCCTTTTGGATGAGCCGACCAACCACCTCGACATCGACAGCATTGACTGGCTGGAAGGGTATCTGAAAAACTACCCCGGGAGTGTCATTATCGTCAGTCACGATCGGTACTTCCTCGACCGGATGGTGAATCAAACGGCGGAGCTAACCCGCGGTCAGATTGACCTGTACGATGGAAATTATTCGTACTACCTGGAGGCGAGGGAGGAGCGGCGCGAGCAATGGCGCAACGCGTATGAAAATCAGCAGCGCCGGATCAAGGAGATTGAGGACTTCATCGCGAAGTTCCGGTACAATGCCTCCAAAGCCAGCCAGGTGCAGAGCCGCGTCAAGAAGCTGGAGAAGATGGATCGCATTCCGGAGCCTCCGAGCGAGGAAACCACGATCTCGTTTCGCTTCCCGGAGCCTCGACGTTCGGGGGCGATCGTGCTCGACGTAACGTCGTTTTCGAAAACGTACGAGTCCGAGGAGGGACCGGTGGACGTGTTCGACGACGCCGGACCGCTGTCCATCGAGCGTGGCGACAAGATCGCGCTCGTCGGGCCGAACGGGGCGGGTAAATCTACGCTCGCCCGGATTCTCGATGGAAGTGAGATCTTTGAGGGCGAACGGAGCCTCGGGCACAACGTCGACATGTCGTTTTTCGCCCAGCATCAGGCCGACGAGCTGGAGTCGGGGCAGACGGTGCTTGACGCCGTGCGCTCGGTGTCGCCAGGGACGCCGGAAACGGAGCTACGCACCCTGCTCGGCACCTTCCTCTTCCGTGGCGACGATGTGTTCAAGGATGTAAGCGTGCTTTCGGGTGGGGAGCGGAGCCGGGTCGCGCTGGCGCGGACGCTGCTTTCCCCGGCGAACTTTCTCATCCTGGACGAGCCGACCAACCACCTCGACATCCAGTCCAAGCAGGTCCTGATCGAGGCATTGCAGCAGTACGGCGGCACCTTCGTGATCGTGAGCCACGACCGCCATTTTCTTGATGAGGTTGTCGAAAAGGTCTGGCGCGTCGGGAACGGCGATGTCCGCGAGTTCCTCGGCAACTACTCCGATTACCGCTGGCAGGTGGAAGAAGGATCGGCAGCTCAGTTGGCTGATGCGCAATCATCCGGCTCGTCGGCCGAAGCAAAATCATCGTCCTCCAGTCGATCGAACGGCCGGCGCACGAACGGCAAAAACGAGTCGTCGAAGACGGCGTCGGATGATCCTCTGTCCGGCCTGAACTCGTACCAGATCAAAAAGAAACTGGAGGAGACGGAGGCAGAGATTTTGGAAAAGGAGGAGAAGCAAGAGGAGATCGAGGATAAGATGGCCGATCCGGCGGCTTACGATGAGAATGGACAGGCTCGAGAGTTATCCCGCGCCTACAACGCGCTAAAACAGGACCTTGCTACGTTGTACGATCAGTGGGAGGCGCTCACCGATCGTGTCATGGCGATGGATGAGTAG
- a CDS encoding four helix bundle protein produces MGPMQDLQFRTRKFAVDVFRFCDNLPRTPAYRIVSRQLMRSASSVGANYRAACHARSRAEFISKLGIAEEESDESKYWLEILRDIDANERQSEIEHLYQEADELTRIIITSIRTAKKNR; encoded by the coding sequence ATGGGACCCATGCAGGATCTTCAGTTTCGAACGAGAAAGTTTGCTGTCGATGTCTTCCGGTTTTGCGATAACCTCCCTCGCACTCCGGCTTATCGTATCGTAAGCAGGCAACTCATGCGCTCCGCCTCCTCCGTGGGAGCAAATTATCGAGCCGCCTGCCATGCACGCTCGCGTGCGGAGTTCATTTCAAAACTCGGAATCGCTGAAGAAGAATCTGACGAGTCCAAGTACTGGCTCGAGATCCTAAGAGATATCGACGCGAACGAACGGCAGTCAGAAATCGAGCATCTCTACCAGGAAGCAGATGAGTTAACCCGAATCATCATAACCTCCATCCGAACAGCAAAGAAAAACCGTTAG
- a CDS encoding FG-GAP repeat protein, with protein MSRPIRSHPAIRWATAVVLAITLLGGLSAPTVAQIFELPRPDTSDTRSFGVAVAISGDVAIVGASGENECGTNSGAAYVYERDTTSGAWNRTVRLTPSECREGSFFGETVDADGDRVIVSASSEFFAAPKSNAAYIYERQPDGAWRQTARLTGAVGRDEGAFAADVAIRGDRAVITTSGDVDGKFGGSVYVFDYDAGRDSWRRTTRLRASQGVKHGVLGGSLAMDGSRIAVAASTYFDRKPGSVYIFEQDDAGAWTESEILTGIDDFFISLALHENRLIVGQSRAGNKGSGIATVYQDLGATWTKVVTLRPSTPYESGAFGSTVSIDGEWALVTGYDEQLGQDFNIDRVVYAFRRQQDDGSWPQRRIIDIGRVAFGAAIDQDGSAAIISSVPETEAGSAYIVQLR; from the coding sequence ATGTCTCGTCCCATTCGTTCCCATCCTGCGATCCGCTGGGCGACTGCTGTGGTCCTGGCGATCACGCTACTGGGAGGACTCTCCGCGCCAACGGTGGCGCAAATTTTCGAGCTGCCACGTCCCGACACCTCCGATACACGATCATTCGGCGTGGCAGTGGCAATCTCCGGCGATGTCGCTATCGTCGGGGCGAGTGGAGAAAACGAGTGTGGCACCAACTCGGGTGCGGCCTACGTCTACGAACGTGATACAACGAGCGGTGCATGGAACCGGACGGTCCGGCTGACACCAAGCGAGTGCCGTGAAGGATCGTTTTTCGGAGAGACGGTCGATGCTGATGGCGATCGGGTCATCGTGAGCGCGTCGAGCGAGTTCTTCGCAGCCCCAAAGTCCAACGCCGCGTACATCTATGAGCGCCAACCCGACGGGGCGTGGCGACAAACCGCGCGCCTCACCGGAGCTGTTGGACGGGACGAGGGCGCCTTCGCGGCCGATGTGGCGATCCGGGGAGATCGTGCGGTGATTACGACATCGGGAGACGTGGACGGGAAGTTCGGGGGGAGCGTCTACGTTTTCGACTATGATGCCGGGCGCGACTCTTGGCGCCGCACGACTCGGTTGCGTGCAAGCCAGGGTGTGAAGCACGGCGTCTTAGGAGGTTCGCTGGCGATGGACGGATCGCGCATCGCGGTCGCAGCATCCACGTACTTCGACCGAAAGCCGGGATCGGTCTACATTTTCGAACAGGACGATGCCGGCGCGTGGACCGAATCGGAGATCCTGACCGGTATCGATGATTTCTTTATTTCTCTTGCGCTCCATGAGAACCGGCTGATCGTCGGCCAATCACGGGCCGGCAACAAAGGGTCCGGCATCGCAACCGTGTACCAGGATCTGGGCGCCACGTGGACAAAGGTTGTCACGCTTCGCCCGTCGACGCCGTATGAGTCTGGCGCGTTCGGGTCGACCGTGTCCATCGATGGCGAGTGGGCCCTCGTGACGGGTTATGATGAACAGCTCGGCCAGGACTTCAACATCGATCGGGTGGTCTACGCCTTCCGCCGACAACAGGACGATGGATCGTGGCCCCAGCGTCGCATCATCGATATCGGCCGTGTGGCATTTGGTGCAGCTATCGACCAGGACGGCTCCGCGGCGATCATCAGCTCCGTTCCAGAAACAGAGGCCGGGTCGGCCTACATCGTCCAACTACGGTAG